The Bacteroidota bacterium nucleotide sequence TATCATTCCCATTCGCTCGAGATTTTTCCGGAAGCGCATAGGATCTTTTTGAATTTTTATGTCGCGTAATTCCGACATGTACAAATTCACAATGGAAGAATGTTTGCTGAGATCGTTGACCATAAATTTTTATTTATCCGGCGGTGTTCAATCAACTTTTCAGGAAACGAACCGGCCATGGAAGCCGATTGCACCGGGCTTGTAAATATACGCATTCTTTAGCGCCGAATCCCCTATAGAAACGTGCGAGATTCGCATCATTGCTTCCTTCAAAATCAAGCACAAGATTCTTCTGTGAATTTTCATGGATAAATTGATCGATGAGCATAAACATGGCGCCGGTTTCTTTTCCCAGTTCATTTAAACCAGAAAAAAGAAAGATCACTTTTCCATTCGAATCAAGGAGAAAAGCGCCCGCGATCAATTCACCATTCTCATGCCCGACACCACACGTATGCAGGCGCCCGCGCGAATCGGCCGATTGGAGAAGTCTCCGGAGTGTATCATAATTATTTTCCTGGAGATTTTTCACTTCACTTCCCCTGCCCGTTCTGAAAAGGGTAATGATCTCTTCGCGCGATGGTTTTGCAACACTTTTTATCGGCGACTGTTTTGCTTTACGGATATTCCGTTTTGCATTATCGCTGTAATTTTTTGAAATGTTCTCGTATGAATCGATCAGGTCAAGTTCGTGTGTGAGATTCGGGCGGAATTCAAAATCTTCACCTGTCACTTTATTGAACGTATTCAAATTGATTTCCCAATAGCGGAATTTTGCCGGAACTGCTTTTAAAAAACGCAGCGTGTCTTCGGCCGTAAGTTTATTAATTGAAAAAACACCGAGTTGCTGAACGAAGAAAGGAGGAAAAAGATATTCGATCCCGATCTTCTTTCCCTTCGTGAGTGGCATTACCGCGCGGTAATCATCCTCTATGAGTGCTTCCCATTGCGGCGCCACCACATCGAGATACCAGGAATAGGCATAAATAATTCCGTTGAAAGATCGTCGAACGCAATCGTCCCATCTTTCCCTGTCAATTTCCGGTTGCTGCAAATATTTTATCACGCTCGTTCGGGTTGGACGGTTACTGCTGCTTTCTCAATGAGTTTTTCATAAACTTCTCTCCATCCTTTCCATTGTTTCTCATCACTCAGCGTTTCATTGTGCCAGAGCGAAACAAATTCTCCGTTCACTTTCTTCACTTCATCCACCAGTTCATTTATTTTCTGCGTTGCTTCATCAGGGGTAAGATGCATATAAAGGTTGAGTGTTGCATCCATCAATGCAAACGGGTGAATGCGAAGAGAAGTTTCGGATTCGAGATCAAGATCATAAAAATTAAACGTCGAAGAAATTCCGGCGCGAAAACCGATCTCATTTGCAAATCCCATCGTATAATCGTCGGTGATATCAGCGTCAATGAGATTACGATAAGTGTCCGGGAATTTGAGCATCAGGAAATGCTGGCGGCTGCGTGATATATCGGCGTGAAGAATATTTTTAAGCCGGCCCGATTCTGTTTTCAAACGCGATGGTATTCTTGCAGAAGCAAAAGAAGGATGAACGCCCACATCGGAATAATCTGCAATATGACGGATGAGTTCACGAAATTTCCTGTTCTGCACCGAAAGATTTTTATCATTCACTCCATAATCGCCGACGAGAAAAAAATAAACCGGGCGAAGAGAATATTTTTTCTGAAGCGCAAGCTGGTACGCGTACGTGTCATACGGGTCGCGCTGCAGGCGCAGGAGCACTTTCGTGCGCGAGCGCATATCGGAAAAATCAAAATGAAAAAATGATTTTACATAACCGCCCAGCGTGCGCATGAATCCCTTTTGCCGATACGCATAGGCATTGTCAATGTCAAGCGTCGGAGTGAAACGGTATTCCCTGTTTCCGAAATTCAGTTCCGGATATTTTTCACTTAGCAGGTGCTTTACCATTATCGCCCATTGATTCACCACCGGTTTCATAAGAAAACCGTGCTGCCACGCGAGTGAATTCTTTGCATCGAAACGATCGATGTTGTCACGGATGTGCGGAAGATATTCCTCGTAACGGCTCACCATGTAAAATGCCGCAGCAAAAGGATCGAAAGGAAGTGCGGAAGATTTTCCTGTTGCAAAAAAAACTTTTTGCCCATTCCATTCGAAAACAGAAATATTCTGATCCGCAATACCGCTTTCGAAAAGGAGATTCCTCGAATAGAAAAAAAGTGCGTCTCCCACCGGCTGCGTACTGTAACAGAGCTTAGGACCCGGTTCAGAAGAAAATTTCCGGGCATCATTGGTAACTGAAATATCGAGCCCCATGAGTTCACGAAAAAAAAGACGGAACATGTATTTGTTCCTGCCCGTGATCTTCGGCGTGAAAATGGACAGGAGTTTTGTCATGAAAGGTCGCTGATAATTTTTTCACCTATAAATTCCGCCGCATGCCCGTCGCCGAACAGCTGTGGATAATTTATTTTCCTGCCCAATAATTCTTCAATTGCTTTTTCAATTTTTTTCTCATTTGTACCAGTAAGTATCGCAGCGCCGCACTCCACCAGTTCCACCCATTCTGTTTCTTCACGAAGGATCACGCAGGGTTTGTGAAAATAAAAAGCTTCCTTCTGCACGCCACCGGAATCGGTAAGAACAAGCGCCGCATTTTTTTCAAGCCAGATCATTTCCAGAAAGGAAACCGGCGGAAGCAGGATCAGATTTTCATCCGCAGAAATTTCGAGCATCAGATCTTCCTGGTCGCTGAGCATCTTTTTCGTTCTTGGGTGAAGAGGAACTACAACTTTCCTGTGCTGTTTTTTTCCGGCATTCATCAGAGCAGAAAAAAGTGATCTCAATTGCGAAGGATCATCCGTATTGGACTGGCGATGGATGGTGGCAAGGAAAAACTTTCCGGGTTGCAGATCATGCTCAGTCATAAACTTATTTTTCTTTTCAGCCAGATCAGAAAAATACAAACTGTTGTCGTACATGATATCGCCGCAATGATAAACATGTGGATGATCGGTGGTGGCGTTCGATACTTGTGAATGAATAATTCCTTCTTTAAACAGATTTTCAATCCCTGTTTTTGTTGGAGAAAAAAGCAGAGTGGACAAACGATCGGTGATAATGCGGTTTATTTCTTCCGGCATGGTTTTCTCGAATGAACGCAATCCGGCTTCAACGTGAATGAGCGGAAGATTCATTTTTTCTGCCGTCACTGCGCCGGCCAGCGTTGAATTTGTATCGCCATACACGAGCAGCGCACCCGGTTTTTCCCTGAGAATTATTTTTTCAATTCCTTCCATCATCAGCGCAACTTGCGACACCGGGGAAACAGATCCTACATTCAACTGGTGATCGGGTTCGGGAATTCCAAGCTCAGCAAAAAAAACACGCGACATATTCTCATCATAGTGCTGGCCCGTATGCAAAATAGTTTCGCGGATCTTTCCTGCGAAAGATTTTTTTATGGCACGGCTGAGCGCCGCAGCTTTTATGATCTGCGGCCTTGCACCAATGACAGTGAGAAGATGAAACATAATGCGGAGTTCAGAGAAGTCCTTCGTCTGCAAAGCTAAAATATGTATTGGCACCCACGATAATATGATCGATCAGCGAGATGTCGAGCAATAACGCTCCTTCCTTCAGTTTTCGTGTGAGGCGAATATCATTTTCACTGGGCTTTACTTCTCCCGATGGATGATTATGGCAAATGACAATGGAATTTGCGCCAAGTGCAACCGCCGAACGGAAAACCATTCTCGGATCAACCACAGTTGCATTCATTCCGCCTTTGCTTACCTGTTCTTTCCGGAGCACTTTATTTGATCGCGTCAATAGCAATACCCAGAATTCTTCGTGAACAAGATCTTCCATATCGCGGCGGAAAAACTGGTAAGCATCGCCGCTCCTGGTTACCTGCAACACTTCATTCGACTGGCAATTACTTCTGCGCCGGCCGAGTTCGAGTGCGGCAATCACATTCACGGCCTTCGCCTCTCCTACTCCATTGTACTGTTGCAACTCGGCAAAAGCCATTGTCCCTATCCTGTTCAGATCATTTCCTGAATCGGCAAGGATGCGTTTCGCGAGATCTACTGCCGTTTCTTTCCGGTTTCCTGATCCGAGAATAATAGCAAGTAATTCAGCATCGCTCAATGAATGTTTTCCTTTGAGCATCATTTTTTCACGCGGGCGATCGTCTTCGGCCCAGCTGGTGATCGGTAATTTTTCTGTTTCGTACATATGCGTAAATAAATTGGTGAACTATAAATTAAATTCTGATCCTAAAAAGTTTTAAAGCACTGCGCTGACCACCAAAAAAAAACATCGCTTTTTTATGGCGATGCTTTTTCAGTAAGGTAATTCGGTGGACTTATTTTCCGAGTGAAGCTACATGTCTCGTTAATTTTGATTTGATGTTGGCTGCCTTGTTCTTGTGAATGATGTTCTTCTTCGCAAGTTTATCAAGCATGGAAACGATGCCTGAAAGTTTTTTCTCCGCCGCCTTTTTATCTTTTTCTTCGCGGATATTTTTCAATGCAGTGCGTGTCGATTTTGCCTGGTATCGATTTACGAGGCGCTTTGCATTATTCGAGCGGATACGTTTTACTGATGATTTGTGATTTGCCATCTCTCTATTGTTTATTTTTAAGGACGCAAATATATGCCTTTTTCACTTTCTACCAACAGTGGAAACATGCCAAAACCATTATTCATAGCTGATTTCCTCTCTAAAACTCCCGAAATTCCGGTGGTTGACGTGCGTTCTCCTGCGGAATTTGGGTCGGGGCATATTCCGGGCGCTTTCAATATTCCACTTTTCTCGAATGAAGAAAGAGCCGAGATCGGAACTATCTACAAGAAAAAAGGTCGGAAAAATGCGGTACTTCGCGGACTGGAAATTGTGGGGCCAAAAATGTCCCGGCTTGTTCAGGAAGCTTTAAAAATTGCGAAAGAAGAAAAATTATTGGTTCATTGCTGGCGTGGTGGAATGCGCAGCGCTTCGATGGCGTGGCTGTTTGAGTCGGCGGGAATACAATGCGAAACACTCATTGGCGGATATAAATCTTTCCGCCGGCACGTGCTGGAAAGTTTTAATGTACCACTGAAACTACTCGTCATTGGCGGAGAAACAGGTTCTGGTAAAACGGAAATTCTTCATCAACTTAAAAATGCAGGCGAACAGATACTTGATCTCGAAGCAATGGCTCATCACCGCGGATCTTCATACGGCGCAATTGGCCAGTTGCCGCAGCCAACCAGTGAACAATTTGAAAATGATCTTTTCATTGTCCTTCAAAAACTTGATTTAAATAAAAATATCTGGATGGAAGATGAATCGCGGAACATAGGGCGCGTTTCTATTCCCAAAGCAATATGGGATCAGAAAATAACTGCACCTTGTTACCGGTTGAAAATTCCATTCGAGATACGCGTTCAGCGATTGGTGAAAGATTACGGGAACTATCCGAAAGAAATTTTGCATGAAGCCACCGCACGCATACGCAAACGCCTGGGCGGGCTCGCAACGCAGCAGGCGCTCGACGCGCTGGAGAATGGCGATCTTGCAGAAACGGTTCGGATTACATTGCGTTATTACGACAAGGCGTATGATTTTCCGCAGAGTGAAAGGAAATATGAAGGAGTGCGATTTGTAGAGTGTGAAAATGGTGACACGAAAAAAAATGCTGAGCTGGTGCTGGAATGTTCAAGATCGGAATTGATTGTATGAAAATATTCAAAATCTATAACAGCATTTATTTCTTCGGGATGAAATTGTCCGCTGTCATCATTATTTTTCCTATGCTCCTTTTTCCGGGAACGTTTTACGCCCAGGAACCCGAACTCATTTTACCGATCGGACATACTCAGGATATTTATTCAACGCAGCAGATTGATTCCGGAAAATACATCATCACCATTGCTTACGACAATACGGTAAAGCTCTGGGATGCAGCATCAGGTCACTTGTTGCATACTTTTCAAGGACTTGTTCAGTCACCGGAACATGTCCAAAACACCGGAAATACGACCCAGGTAACCACAGATGGTAAATTTCTTTTCGCCCTGACAGCAGACGGATATGTCAAAAAGTGGGAACTGCCTTCGGCAAAACCTGTCTTCTCAATACGCGCTTCTGGAATATTAGTTGAATATAGTAGCGACGGAAAATATTTCCTGGTGACGAAATGCGGCAATAATAATGAAACAGATGCTGAAGTAAGGGATGCTTCTGATGGAAAACTGATTTACACATTCAGAAAAAAGAAGCAAGAGTGGTTTGCCGATAGGGATTTTCAGTTTTCTCCTGCGGGAAATTATATTCTCATCAGTAGGGATAGTTCTCTTTTTCTTCACCAGTCTTCCAATGGAAAATTAGTAATGCAGTTGGAGCAGATACCAGACTTCGCTTCCTTTTCATTCAGTCCCGACGGAAAATATCTTGCGATTTTTCCGCAGAATTCAAACCTTCTTCGGCTCTGGAAGATGAGCGACGGCACCGTTGGCAAAATGGCCGTTTCTGGTAAAATCGAATTCAGCCCCGACAGTAAATACATTCTTTCCACCGACAGAAAAAAACTTTATCTCATCAATGTTTCAAGCGGAGAATCTGTTACACTATCCAATGGAGAGATTAGCCAAAGTATGCTCGGCCATTTCAGTGATGACGGAAAATATATTTTCCTCACAAGAAATGAGTACTTCGATTTTGGGAATAGATCCGATTCGATAACCACGGTATGGGAAACAGAAAATCACCGGTTATTATTTTCATTGAATGGAGGCGGATACACTATAAACTCAGTTGTTTTCAGCCCGGATAATAAATATATCGCAAGTGTTTCAGAAAAAACTCGGATTTGGGAAACTTCATCCGGAAATCCGGTACGATCCTTTGAAGGCAGGCAACTACTATTCAGCGCCGACAGTAAAAGCATTTCCATTATTGAAAAAAACGGCATCAGTATTTTCAACATCGGATCCGGAGAACTGTTTTCCCGCTTACAGGGGCATAGTAAAAGCATTACAAAGGCAGTTTTCAGCAATGATAGCAGCTGGCTCATTACACTTTCAAATGAAAACATTGCGAAACTCTGGAATCTCAGTAAAGGCAGAATCGAAAAAACTTTTGAAGAGAAATCGATCATAAAAGATGTTGCTTTTTCAGCTGGTGGTGAAAATATTCTCCTTCTTTCAAAGGAGGGAATTGCCCGTGTAATGAGCATCAGTACTGGGGAAGAGATTTTTACATTGGCAAAAAAAGGAATCAATTCCGCAGGATTCAGTCCTGATGGGCAAAGAATAATTACTACTTCAGACTCTTCCCTTTGCACTTGGAATGCCGAAACAGGAAAATTACTGTTGACGATCAAAGAGCGCTACCCCGTAAGCGAAGCCTCGATGAGTTCGGATGGAAATTTTGCTTATTATATTTTCGGAGGATCTGCTTTAGCTGTTATCAATTTTACGAATGGTGCAATATGGCGCGATTACTTCAATGAAGAAGAGATATCGGAGGCGGAATTCAGCGCCGATAGCAGGAGTATTTATGTACTGGGAGAAAATGGGACTTCGAAGTTGTATAATAACACAACTGGTGAAATCACCCGTCAGTTAAGCGAAAGATCTGAATCGGAACATGCCATTTCCTATATGGGCGGATACTATTATGAAAACTTATGGCAACCGGGTTTTCGTCATTTCAGCCCGGATGGAAAATATCTTGCGACAAGAACTTATTTTGATTATTTCCTCGTGGTGAGGAAAACAGATAATCTGTCTATTACCGACACCGTTCATCTGAACGAAGGCCTTATCAATGATGCCGCGTTCATTTCGGAAACGGATGAACTGATAACCGGTTCGGGCGATGACACGATCAGGATCTGGAATAAAGGAAAAAAAGGATTCAAAGTAACCGGAAAATTTTCCGGAAATGGTTTTATAATTTCTCCG carries:
- the mnmH gene encoding tRNA 2-selenouridine(34) synthase MnmH — its product is MPKPLFIADFLSKTPEIPVVDVRSPAEFGSGHIPGAFNIPLFSNEERAEIGTIYKKKGRKNAVLRGLEIVGPKMSRLVQEALKIAKEEKLLVHCWRGGMRSASMAWLFESAGIQCETLIGGYKSFRRHVLESFNVPLKLLVIGGETGSGKTEILHQLKNAGEQILDLEAMAHHRGSSYGAIGQLPQPTSEQFENDLFIVLQKLDLNKNIWMEDESRNIGRVSIPKAIWDQKITAPCYRLKIPFEIRVQRLVKDYGNYPKEILHEATARIRKRLGGLATQQALDALENGDLAETVRITLRYYDKAYDFPQSERKYEGVRFVECENGDTKKNAELVLECSRSELIV
- a CDS encoding GNAT family N-acetyltransferase, encoding MIKYLQQPEIDRERWDDCVRRSFNGIIYAYSWYLDVVAPQWEALIEDDYRAVMPLTKGKKIGIEYLFPPFFVQQLGVFSINKLTAEDTLRFLKAVPAKFRYWEINLNTFNKVTGEDFEFRPNLTHELDLIDSYENISKNYSDNAKRNIRKAKQSPIKSVAKPSREEIITLFRTGRGSEVKNLQENNYDTLRRLLQSADSRGRLHTCGVGHENGELIAGAFLLDSNGKVIFLFSGLNELGKETGAMFMLIDQFIHENSQKNLVLDFEGSNDANLARFYRGFGAKECVYLQARCNRLPWPVRFLKS
- a CDS encoding caspase family protein — translated: MKIFKIYNSIYFFGMKLSAVIIIFPMLLFPGTFYAQEPELILPIGHTQDIYSTQQIDSGKYIITIAYDNTVKLWDAASGHLLHTFQGLVQSPEHVQNTGNTTQVTTDGKFLFALTADGYVKKWELPSAKPVFSIRASGILVEYSSDGKYFLVTKCGNNNETDAEVRDASDGKLIYTFRKKKQEWFADRDFQFSPAGNYILISRDSSLFLHQSSNGKLVMQLEQIPDFASFSFSPDGKYLAIFPQNSNLLRLWKMSDGTVGKMAVSGKIEFSPDSKYILSTDRKKLYLINVSSGESVTLSNGEISQSMLGHFSDDGKYIFLTRNEYFDFGNRSDSITTVWETENHRLLFSLNGGGYTINSVVFSPDNKYIASVSEKTRIWETSSGNPVRSFEGRQLLFSADSKSISIIEKNGISIFNIGSGELFSRLQGHSKSITKAVFSNDSSWLITLSNENIAKLWNLSKGRIEKTFEEKSIIKDVAFSAGGENILLLSKEGIARVMSISTGEEIFTLAKKGINSAGFSPDGQRIITTSDSSLCTWNAETGKLLLTIKERYPVSEASMSSDGNFAYYIFGGSALAVINFTNGAIWRDYFNEEEISEAEFSADSRSIYVLGENGTSKLYNNTTGEITRQLSERSESEHAISYMGGYYYENLWQPGFRHFSPDGKYLATRTYFDYFLVVRKTDNLSITDTVHLNEGLINDAAFISETDELITGSGDDTIRIWNKGKKGFKVTGKFSGNGFIISPGGKWLLIINNSQLVFYDLNSRQLQFNILPVDESGYFTQLRGQPYYSASKNAAEELSFRLGEHFFSFEQFDLRLNRPDIILEGIDKRDTSLISAYHRAYLKRLRKLGIDTTSFSARLSIPESTVTSDADYDQRREKVKIRIRASDINYNIDRFNVWVNDCPLWGQKGINLRNRNRNNLDTTIEITLSDGSNRIEASIMNINGVESYRSPLYLNYFPLKASPSNTFFIGIGIDQFVDSEYNLTWSSKDIRDMCGGLKKKYGNNLISDTLFNKQVTLENVCALKKILLNTTVNDRVIIAYSGHGLLNSNFDYFLSTYNVNFNKPEDGGLPYEELENLLDSIPARMKLLMIDACHSGEVDKEEVERIDLIARDSTLRLFVSKGVHVTNNESSSDFYRENTFDLMNDLFVNVSRGTGATVIAASSGTQFALENNDIENGVFTFCFLQLLDSRGSCSVSNLKNNISNEVERRTKGMQKPTSRSETIDFDWKVW
- a CDS encoding 30S ribosomal protein S20 — protein: MANHKSSVKRIRSNNAKRLVNRYQAKSTRTALKNIREEKDKKAAEKKLSGIVSMLDKLAKKNIIHKNKAANIKSKLTRHVASLGK
- a CDS encoding polysaccharide deacetylase family protein; the encoded protein is MTKLLSIFTPKITGRNKYMFRLFFRELMGLDISVTNDARKFSSEPGPKLCYSTQPVGDALFFYSRNLLFESGIADQNISVFEWNGQKVFFATGKSSALPFDPFAAAFYMVSRYEEYLPHIRDNIDRFDAKNSLAWQHGFLMKPVVNQWAIMVKHLLSEKYPELNFGNREYRFTPTLDIDNAYAYRQKGFMRTLGGYVKSFFHFDFSDMRSRTKVLLRLQRDPYDTYAYQLALQKKYSLRPVYFFLVGDYGVNDKNLSVQNRKFRELIRHIADYSDVGVHPSFASARIPSRLKTESGRLKNILHADISRSRQHFLMLKFPDTYRNLIDADITDDYTMGFANEIGFRAGISSTFNFYDLDLESETSLRIHPFALMDATLNLYMHLTPDEATQKINELVDEVKKVNGEFVSLWHNETLSDEKQWKGWREVYEKLIEKAAVTVQPERA
- the wecB gene encoding UDP-N-acetylglucosamine 2-epimerase (non-hydrolyzing), producing MFHLLTVIGARPQIIKAAALSRAIKKSFAGKIRETILHTGQHYDENMSRVFFAELGIPEPDHQLNVGSVSPVSQVALMMEGIEKIILREKPGALLVYGDTNSTLAGAVTAEKMNLPLIHVEAGLRSFEKTMPEEINRIITDRLSTLLFSPTKTGIENLFKEGIIHSQVSNATTDHPHVYHCGDIMYDNSLYFSDLAEKKNKFMTEHDLQPGKFFLATIHRQSNTDDPSQLRSLFSALMNAGKKQHRKVVVPLHPRTKKMLSDQEDLMLEISADENLILLPPVSFLEMIWLEKNAALVLTDSGGVQKEAFYFHKPCVILREETEWVELVECGAAILTGTNEKKIEKAIEELLGRKINYPQLFGDGHAAEFIGEKIISDLS
- the radC gene encoding DNA repair protein RadC, which translates into the protein MYETEKLPITSWAEDDRPREKMMLKGKHSLSDAELLAIILGSGNRKETAVDLAKRILADSGNDLNRIGTMAFAELQQYNGVGEAKAVNVIAALELGRRRSNCQSNEVLQVTRSGDAYQFFRRDMEDLVHEEFWVLLLTRSNKVLRKEQVSKGGMNATVVDPRMVFRSAVALGANSIVICHNHPSGEVKPSENDIRLTRKLKEGALLLDISLIDHIIVGANTYFSFADEGLL